In Georgenia soli, a genomic segment contains:
- a CDS encoding selenocysteine-specific translation elongation factor produces the protein MHVVATAGHVDHGKSTLVRALTGTDPDRLPEEHRRGLTIELGFCWTALPGAGDVAFVDVPGHERFVPTMLAGVGPVPVALLVVAADDPWMPQTAEHLAALDGLGVSRGVVAVTRADLADPGPAAARAREQVDRTSLRGARVVPVSAVTGAGLPELTAALAEVLAQVPPPEREADVRLWVDRRFTVRGTGTVVTGTLPAGRVAPGDRLTHDGGTVRVRAVQSLGRAVPEAVGVARVALGLAGDDEGLERGSVLVTPDAWHVTDVVDVRLRRVGDAATHHPLPPLPLAETSTPPRDVISSPTPESSAAPPQRPLLHVGAASVEVHHRPLGGELARLRLRRPLPLRIGDRALLRDPGSRALWGVVVLDPAPPALTRRGAGARRAQALADADGAPRLPRELARRGGVADLALLRRIGVPTSGAAEHGVVDAGLVMSTERAERARADAARLVGEHDAAHPLDPGVPPGALAARLGVPERLLRAALRPPLTLRNGRVTLAGRGDGLPAALAAALETLDAELADAPFAAPTADRLRELRLDERALAAAARAGRLLRPAPGIVLPSDAAGRAAAWLAELPQPFTTSQARVRLGTSRRVVLPLLDHLDRQGLTRRLPDDRREVTPAARRG, from the coding sequence GTGCACGTCGTCGCCACCGCGGGGCACGTGGACCACGGCAAGTCCACCCTCGTCCGCGCCCTGACGGGCACCGACCCGGACCGGCTGCCCGAGGAGCACCGGCGCGGCCTGACCATCGAGCTCGGGTTCTGCTGGACCGCCCTGCCCGGCGCCGGCGACGTCGCGTTCGTCGACGTCCCGGGCCACGAGCGGTTCGTCCCCACGATGCTCGCCGGCGTCGGACCGGTGCCGGTGGCGCTGCTGGTGGTCGCCGCCGACGACCCGTGGATGCCGCAGACGGCCGAGCACCTCGCCGCCCTGGACGGGCTCGGGGTCTCCCGCGGCGTCGTCGCCGTCACGCGGGCCGACCTCGCCGACCCCGGCCCCGCGGCGGCGCGCGCCCGCGAGCAGGTGGACCGCACCTCGCTGCGCGGCGCCCGCGTCGTCCCCGTCAGCGCGGTCACCGGCGCGGGGCTGCCCGAGCTGACCGCCGCCCTCGCCGAGGTCCTGGCCCAGGTCCCGCCGCCGGAGCGGGAGGCGGACGTGCGGCTGTGGGTGGACCGCCGCTTCACGGTGCGTGGGACGGGCACCGTGGTCACCGGCACGCTGCCCGCGGGCCGCGTCGCGCCCGGGGACCGGCTCACGCACGACGGCGGGACCGTCCGCGTCCGGGCGGTCCAGTCGCTCGGCCGTGCCGTGCCGGAGGCGGTCGGCGTCGCCCGCGTGGCCCTGGGCCTCGCCGGCGACGACGAGGGGCTGGAGCGGGGCTCCGTGCTGGTCACCCCCGACGCCTGGCACGTCACCGACGTCGTGGACGTGCGCCTGCGGCGGGTCGGCGACGCCGCCACCCACCACCCCCTCCCCCCTCTCCCTCTCGCCGAGACGTCAACTCCTCCCCGAGACGTCATCTCCTCCCCGACGCCCGAGTCGTCCGCCGCCCCGCCGCAGCGGCCCCTGCTGCACGTCGGCGCCGCGTCGGTGGAGGTGCACCACCGCCCGCTCGGCGGGGAGCTCGCCCGGTTGCGGCTGCGCCGCCCGCTCCCCCTGCGGATCGGCGACCGCGCCCTCCTCCGCGACCCGGGCAGCCGGGCCCTGTGGGGCGTCGTCGTCCTGGATCCCGCCCCGCCCGCCCTCACCCGCCGCGGTGCCGGGGCGCGGCGGGCCCAGGCGCTCGCGGACGCCGACGGCGCACCCCGCCTCCCGCGCGAGCTCGCCCGGCGCGGCGGGGTCGCCGACCTCGCGCTGCTGCGCCGCATCGGTGTGCCCACCTCCGGCGCCGCCGAGCACGGCGTCGTCGACGCGGGCCTGGTGATGTCGACCGAGCGTGCCGAGCGGGCCCGGGCCGACGCCGCCCGCCTCGTCGGCGAGCACGACGCCGCCCATCCCCTCGACCCTGGCGTGCCGCCCGGCGCGCTCGCCGCCCGCCTCGGTGTGCCCGAGCGCCTGCTCAGGGCCGCCCTGCGCCCACCGCTGACGCTCCGCAACGGCCGGGTGACGCTCGCGGGCCGTGGCGACGGGCTGCCCGCGGCGCTCGCCGCCGCGCTGGAGACGCTGGACGCCGAGCTCGCCGACGCCCCGTTCGCGGCCCCCACGGCCGACCGGCTGCGTGAGCTGCGCCTCGACGAGCGGGCCCTCGCCGCCGCCGCCCGCGCCGGACGGCTGCTGCGGCCCGCGCCCGGCATCGTGCTCCCCTCGGACGCCGCCGGCCGTGCCGCGGCCTGGCTCGCGGAGCTGCCGCAGCCCTTCACCACCAGCCAGGCGCGGGTCCGGCTCGGCACCTCGCGCCGCGTCGTGCTGCCCCTGCTGGACCACCTCGACCGGCAGGGACTCACCCGGCGCCTGCCCGACGACCGGCGTGAGGTCACCCCCGCCGCGCGTCGCGGGTGA
- the selA gene encoding L-seryl-tRNA(Sec) selenium transferase, whose amino-acid sequence MPKTTDAAADLRRATPRTDAVLADPRLVAAVARLGRRLVKDAVTTAQQRCRAGELAPEEVADAAVAALPEAATTLRRVVNATGVVVHTNLGRAPLSAAALEALTLAAGPTDVELDLATGRRGPRGSGALAALAAAVPDAGGVHVVNNGAAALALVTLGLAAGRNVVLARGEMVEIGDGFRIPELLESVGATLREVGTTNRVRLEDYAAAVDDDTAFVLKVHPSNFLVSGFTSSVPVGELSRLPVPVVADIGSGLLAPHPRLPDEPDATTTLRAGAALVTASGDKLLGGPQAGLLLGRADLVQALRRHPFARALRVDKLTLAALEATLTGPTPPVRAALEAEPAELLGRARALAARLADDAVAAGAEESRAAVGGGGAPGVELPSAAVTLPVRFATMLRRGTPAVVGRVEHDRLLLDLRTVPPEQDEELVAAVRAAAAALGG is encoded by the coding sequence GTGCCGAAGACGACCGACGCCGCGGCGGACCTCCGCCGCGCCACCCCGCGCACGGACGCCGTGCTGGCCGACCCGCGCCTGGTCGCCGCCGTCGCCCGGCTCGGGCGCCGGCTCGTGAAGGACGCGGTGACGACGGCGCAGCAGCGCTGCCGCGCCGGGGAGCTCGCCCCGGAGGAGGTCGCCGACGCGGCGGTGGCCGCCCTGCCCGAGGCGGCGACCACGCTGCGCCGGGTGGTCAACGCGACGGGCGTCGTCGTCCACACCAACCTCGGCCGGGCGCCGCTGTCCGCCGCGGCGCTCGAGGCGCTCACCCTCGCCGCCGGGCCCACCGACGTGGAGCTGGACCTGGCCACCGGCCGGCGCGGCCCCCGGGGCTCCGGCGCGCTCGCGGCGCTGGCCGCCGCGGTCCCCGACGCCGGCGGCGTGCACGTGGTCAACAACGGCGCCGCCGCCCTTGCGCTGGTCACGCTGGGGCTGGCCGCCGGCCGGAACGTGGTCCTGGCCCGCGGGGAGATGGTCGAGATCGGCGACGGCTTCCGCATCCCGGAGCTGCTGGAGTCCGTGGGCGCCACCCTGCGCGAGGTCGGGACCACCAACCGGGTCCGCCTGGAGGACTACGCCGCGGCCGTCGACGACGACACCGCCTTCGTGCTGAAGGTGCACCCGTCCAACTTCCTCGTCTCGGGCTTCACCTCCTCGGTGCCCGTCGGCGAGCTGTCGCGCCTGCCGGTGCCCGTCGTCGCCGACATCGGCTCCGGCCTGCTGGCGCCGCACCCGCGGCTGCCGGACGAGCCGGACGCCACCACCACCCTGCGCGCGGGCGCCGCCCTGGTGACCGCGTCGGGCGACAAGCTGCTCGGCGGGCCACAGGCGGGACTGCTCCTGGGGCGGGCGGACCTCGTGCAGGCGCTGCGCCGCCACCCGTTCGCCCGGGCCCTCCGCGTCGACAAGCTCACCCTCGCCGCCCTCGAGGCGACCCTGACCGGCCCCACCCCGCCCGTGAGGGCCGCGCTCGAGGCCGAGCCGGCAGAGCTCCTGGGCCGTGCCCGGGCCCTCGCCGCCCGGCTGGCCGACGACGCCGTCGCGGCAGGCGCCGAGGAGAGCCGCGCCGCCGTGGGCGGCGGCGGCGCCCCGGGCGTCGAGCTGCCCAGCGCCGCGGTCACCCTGCCGGTGCGGTTCGCGACGATGCTGCGGCGGGGCACGCCCGCGGTCGTCGGGAGGGTCGAGCACGACCGGCTGCTGCTGGACCTGCGCACCGTCCCGCCCGAGCAGGACGAGGAGCTGGTCGCCGCGGTTCGCGCGGCCGCGGCGGCGCTGGGGGGCTGA
- the selD gene encoding selenide, water dikinase SelD: protein MTATTQPLRLTQYAAGGGCACKVPPGELERVLGTLTLPAGGDLLVGLENGDDAAAVRIEGGRALIATADYFTPVVDDPYEWGRIAATNALSDVYAMGGTPVVAVNLLSWPRSTIPFEIAAEVLRGGADVCADAGTFLGGGHSVDDPEPKYGQAVTGLADADKLLRNDAAEAGLPLTLTKPLGLGVLNNRHKATGEWFEEAVAQMTTLNRDAAAAALAAGARSATDVTGFGLLGHLYKLVRASGVSAVVDSAAVPYVDGARDALADGFVPGGSRRNLDWVRPHLRSDVGEDELILLADAQTSGGLLVVGEVPGYPVVGELVPAGEHAIRVR from the coding sequence GTGACCGCGACGACGCAGCCGCTCAGACTCACCCAGTACGCCGCCGGCGGCGGCTGCGCGTGCAAGGTCCCGCCCGGCGAGCTTGAACGCGTGCTCGGCACGCTGACGCTGCCCGCGGGCGGGGATCTGCTGGTCGGCCTGGAGAACGGGGACGACGCCGCGGCGGTGCGCATCGAGGGCGGCCGGGCGCTCATCGCGACGGCCGACTACTTCACCCCCGTGGTCGACGACCCCTACGAGTGGGGCCGCATCGCCGCCACGAACGCCCTCTCGGACGTCTACGCCATGGGCGGCACGCCCGTCGTGGCGGTCAACCTCCTGTCCTGGCCCCGCAGCACCATCCCGTTCGAGATCGCGGCGGAGGTGCTGCGCGGCGGTGCGGACGTGTGCGCCGACGCGGGCACCTTCCTCGGCGGCGGGCACAGCGTGGACGACCCCGAGCCCAAGTACGGGCAGGCCGTCACCGGGCTCGCCGACGCCGACAAGCTCCTGCGCAACGACGCCGCCGAGGCCGGCCTGCCGCTGACGCTGACGAAGCCGCTCGGCCTCGGCGTCCTCAACAACCGGCACAAGGCCACCGGCGAGTGGTTCGAGGAGGCGGTCGCGCAGATGACCACCCTGAACCGGGACGCCGCCGCGGCCGCCCTGGCGGCGGGCGCCCGCAGCGCCACCGACGTCACCGGCTTCGGCCTGCTCGGCCACCTGTACAAGCTGGTCCGGGCCAGCGGCGTCAGCGCCGTCGTCGACTCCGCCGCCGTGCCCTACGTCGACGGCGCCCGCGACGCGCTCGCGGACGGGTTCGTCCCCGGCGGGAGCCGCCGCAACCTGGACTGGGTCCGCCCCCATCTCCGTTCCGACGTCGGGGAGGACGAGCTGATCCTGCTCGCGGACGCGCAGACGTCCGGCGGGCTGCTGGTGGTGGGTGAGGTGCCGGGCTATCCCGTCGTGGGGGAGCTGGTGCCCGCCGGCGAGCACGCGATCCGGGTGCGCTGA
- the fdh gene encoding formate dehydrogenase, whose translation MVGKVFLDWPVVRQLTGADLLGRGRAVRSARTDALTARTTTADRVARSVCPYCAVGCGQRVYVKDEQVVQIEGDPDSPISRGRLCPKGSASKSLVTNPARLSTVRYRRPYGTEWEDLPLDVAMEMIADRVVKAREQTWQDLDERGRKVRRTLGIASLGGATLDNEENYLIKKLFTALGALQIENQARIUHSSTVPGLGTSFGRGGATGFQQDLANADCIVIQGSNMAEAHPVGFQWVMEAKRRGARVIHVDPRFTRTSALADQFVPLRAGTDIVFLGAIINYVLSNELDFREYVLAYTNAATILDERFTDTEDLDGLFSGFDPERRSYDTDSWQYAEAAPEEGREEHEADRERASARPMEHETHGLQVQGHPPRDETLQDPRTVYQVLRRHFSRYTPEMVEEACGVPREDFLKVAEAWVANSGRERTTALVYSVGWTQHSVGAQYIRTGAILQLLLGNMGRPGGGILALRGHASIQGSTDIPTLFNLLPGYLPMPHADEHQDLQTWIDSMRQPGAKGFWKQADAYAVSLLKAYWGEAATAENDFAFDYLPRMTGDHGTYRTVLDMIDGKVKGYFLLGQNPAVGSAHGRAQRLGMANLDWLVVRDLYEIESATFWKDGPEVATGEIVPEECRTEVFLMPAASHVEKEGTFTQTQRMLQWREKAVDPTGDRRSELWFFYHLGRLVRERLAGSTLERDRPVLDLAWDYPTHGPTAEPSAEAVLREINGYEVATGRELSTFTEMRADGSTVGGCWIYTGVYADGVNQAARRRPGSEQSWVAPEWGWAWPANRRILYNRASADPQGRPWSERKAYVWWDEDAGEWTGHDVPDFERTKPPSYRPPEGADGTEGLAGDDPFIMQGDGKGALYVPTGLLDGPLPTHYEPVESPFRNPLYGQQANPTRVEYRRADNPVHPSPAPEQADVFPYVYTTSRLTEHHTAGGMSRTLEYLSELQPEMFVEVSPQLAAERGLEHMGWCHVVTARSAVEGRVMVTDRLRPLRVEGRTIHQVWLPYHWGSGGLVTGDSANDLFGISLEPNVLIQETKAGTCDVRPGRRPTGTALLDYVAGYRRRAGILDGDGGDIVTARQPDTRQTEEGDHGR comes from the coding sequence GTGGTAGGCAAGGTCTTCCTCGACTGGCCGGTGGTGCGGCAGCTGACCGGCGCCGACCTGCTCGGCCGCGGCAGGGCCGTCCGCTCGGCGCGGACGGACGCGCTGACCGCCCGCACGACGACGGCGGACCGGGTGGCGCGCAGCGTCTGCCCCTACTGCGCCGTCGGCTGCGGGCAGCGCGTCTACGTCAAGGACGAGCAGGTCGTGCAGATCGAGGGCGACCCCGACAGCCCGATCTCGCGGGGACGGCTCTGCCCCAAGGGGTCGGCCAGCAAGAGCCTCGTCACCAACCCGGCCCGTCTCAGCACGGTGCGCTACCGCCGGCCGTACGGCACCGAGTGGGAGGACCTGCCGCTCGACGTCGCGATGGAGATGATCGCCGACCGGGTGGTGAAGGCCCGGGAGCAGACGTGGCAGGACCTCGACGAGAGGGGCCGGAAGGTCCGGCGCACGCTCGGCATCGCCAGCCTGGGCGGGGCGACGCTCGACAACGAGGAGAACTACCTCATCAAGAAGCTCTTCACCGCCCTCGGCGCGCTGCAGATCGAGAACCAGGCGCGTATTTGACACTCCTCCACGGTCCCCGGTCTGGGGACCAGCTTCGGGCGCGGCGGCGCCACAGGTTTCCAGCAGGACCTGGCCAACGCTGACTGCATCGTCATCCAGGGTTCCAACATGGCCGAGGCCCACCCGGTGGGCTTCCAGTGGGTCATGGAGGCCAAGCGACGCGGCGCGAGGGTGATCCACGTCGACCCCCGCTTCACCCGCACCAGCGCGCTCGCGGACCAGTTCGTGCCGCTGCGCGCCGGGACGGACATCGTCTTCCTCGGGGCGATCATCAACTACGTGCTCAGCAACGAGCTCGACTTCCGCGAGTACGTGCTCGCCTACACCAACGCCGCCACCATCCTCGACGAGCGCTTCACCGACACCGAGGACCTCGACGGGCTCTTCTCCGGCTTCGACCCGGAGCGGCGCAGCTACGACACCGACAGCTGGCAGTACGCCGAGGCGGCGCCGGAGGAGGGGCGGGAGGAGCACGAAGCGGACCGGGAACGGGCGAGCGCCCGGCCGATGGAGCACGAGACCCACGGCCTGCAGGTGCAGGGCCACCCGCCGCGGGACGAGACGCTGCAGGACCCGCGCACCGTCTACCAGGTGCTCAGGCGACACTTCTCGCGCTACACCCCGGAGATGGTCGAGGAGGCGTGCGGGGTCCCGCGCGAGGACTTCCTCAAGGTCGCCGAGGCGTGGGTGGCGAACTCCGGGCGCGAGCGGACCACCGCGCTCGTCTACAGCGTCGGCTGGACCCAGCACAGCGTGGGCGCCCAGTACATCCGCACCGGCGCCATCCTCCAGCTGCTGCTCGGGAACATGGGCCGGCCCGGCGGCGGGATCCTGGCCCTGCGCGGGCACGCCAGCATCCAGGGCTCGACCGACATCCCGACCCTGTTCAACCTGCTGCCCGGCTACCTGCCCATGCCGCACGCCGACGAGCACCAGGACCTGCAGACCTGGATCGACAGCATGCGCCAGCCCGGGGCCAAGGGCTTCTGGAAGCAGGCCGACGCGTACGCCGTCAGCCTCCTCAAGGCCTACTGGGGGGAGGCGGCGACGGCGGAGAACGACTTCGCCTTCGACTACCTGCCCCGCATGACCGGGGACCACGGCACCTACCGCACCGTGCTCGACATGATCGACGGCAAGGTCAAGGGCTACTTCCTGCTCGGGCAGAACCCGGCCGTCGGCTCCGCCCACGGCCGGGCGCAGCGCCTCGGCATGGCCAACCTCGACTGGCTGGTGGTGCGCGACCTGTACGAGATCGAGAGCGCCACGTTCTGGAAGGACGGCCCGGAGGTCGCCACCGGGGAGATCGTGCCGGAGGAGTGCCGCACCGAGGTCTTCCTCATGCCCGCCGCCTCGCACGTGGAGAAGGAGGGCACCTTCACCCAGACGCAGCGGATGCTGCAGTGGCGGGAGAAGGCGGTCGACCCCACCGGGGACCGCCGCTCGGAGCTGTGGTTCTTCTACCACCTGGGCCGCCTGGTCCGGGAGCGGCTGGCGGGCTCGACCCTCGAGCGGGACCGGCCGGTGCTGGACCTGGCGTGGGACTACCCGACCCACGGGCCGACGGCGGAGCCGAGCGCCGAGGCCGTGCTGCGGGAGATCAACGGCTACGAGGTGGCAACCGGGCGGGAGCTGTCCACCTTCACCGAGATGCGCGCCGACGGCTCCACCGTGGGCGGCTGCTGGATCTACACCGGCGTCTACGCCGACGGCGTCAACCAGGCCGCGCGGCGCCGGCCCGGGTCCGAGCAGTCGTGGGTGGCGCCCGAGTGGGGCTGGGCGTGGCCCGCGAACCGGCGCATCCTCTACAACCGCGCCTCCGCGGACCCGCAGGGCCGCCCGTGGAGCGAGCGCAAGGCCTACGTGTGGTGGGACGAGGACGCGGGGGAGTGGACCGGGCACGACGTGCCCGACTTCGAGCGCACCAAGCCGCCGTCGTACCGGCCGCCCGAGGGGGCCGACGGCACGGAGGGCCTGGCGGGCGACGACCCGTTCATCATGCAGGGCGACGGCAAGGGGGCGCTGTACGTGCCCACCGGCCTGCTCGACGGGCCGCTGCCCACGCACTACGAGCCGGTGGAGTCCCCGTTCCGCAACCCGCTGTACGGGCAGCAGGCCAACCCCACCCGGGTGGAGTACCGGCGGGCCGACAACCCGGTCCACCCGAGCCCGGCGCCGGAGCAGGCGGACGTGTTCCCGTACGTCTACACCACCTCCCGCCTGACAGAGCACCACACGGCCGGGGGCATGAGCCGGACCCTGGAGTACCTCTCCGAGCTGCAGCCCGAGATGTTCGTCGAGGTCTCCCCGCAGCTGGCGGCCGAGCGGGGGCTGGAGCACATGGGCTGGTGCCACGTGGTCACGGCCCGCTCCGCCGTCGAGGGGCGCGTCATGGTCACCGACCGCCTGCGGCCGCTGCGGGTCGAGGGCCGGACGATCCACCAGGTGTGGCTGCCCTACCACTGGGGCTCCGGCGGCCTGGTGACGGGCGACTCCGCCAACGACCTGTTCGGCATCTCCCTCGAGCCCAACGTGCTCATCCAGGAGACCAAGGCCGGCACGTGCGACGTGCGGCCGGGACGGCGGCCCACCGGGACGGCGCTGCTGGACTACGTCGCGGGCTACCGCCGTCGGGCCGGGATCCTGGACGGGGACGGCGGGGACATCGTCACCGCGCGGCAGCCCGACACCCGCCAGACAGAGGAGGGCGACCATGGCCGGTAG
- a CDS encoding 4Fe-4S dicluster domain-containing protein, with protein sequence MAGRNSLFGPVDPAQDAGYEAPPARKGFFTDTSVCIGCKACEVACKEWNLLPDDGFDLLGSSYDNTGALGANTWRHVAFVEQPAGRVAPVSLGMPGVGPPAGALAPSGASAGGLGPPAPAEGAPNLLEALDGGTETEGDGHPDFRWLMSSNVCKHCTHAACLDVCPTGALFRTEFGTVVVQDDVCNGCGYCVAACPFGVIERRKGPAGARNVGIAQKCTLCYDRIGDGLEPACAKACPTESIQYGDLDELRERADARVRRLQDEGVEGARLYGHDPHDGVSGTGAFFLLLDEPEVYGLPPDPVVTTRDLPQMFNRAGMAGLALLAGAALSFLGGRR encoded by the coding sequence ATGGCCGGTAGGAACAGCCTTTTCGGGCCCGTCGACCCGGCCCAGGACGCCGGGTACGAGGCACCGCCCGCGCGCAAGGGCTTCTTCACCGACACCAGCGTGTGCATCGGGTGCAAGGCGTGCGAGGTGGCGTGCAAGGAGTGGAACCTCCTGCCCGACGACGGGTTCGACCTGCTCGGGTCCTCCTACGACAACACCGGCGCGCTCGGGGCGAACACGTGGCGGCACGTGGCGTTCGTGGAGCAGCCGGCCGGCCGGGTCGCCCCGGTGTCGCTGGGCATGCCGGGCGTCGGCCCGCCCGCCGGTGCGCTCGCCCCGTCCGGTGCCTCCGCAGGCGGTCTGGGCCCGCCCGCCCCGGCCGAGGGAGCGCCGAACCTCCTGGAGGCTCTCGACGGCGGCACGGAGACGGAGGGCGACGGTCACCCGGACTTCCGCTGGCTCATGTCCTCGAACGTCTGCAAGCACTGCACGCATGCCGCGTGCCTCGACGTGTGCCCCACCGGGGCGCTGTTCCGGACGGAGTTCGGCACCGTCGTCGTCCAGGACGACGTGTGCAACGGCTGCGGCTACTGCGTGGCCGCCTGCCCGTTCGGGGTCATCGAGCGGCGCAAGGGGCCGGCCGGGGCACGCAACGTCGGCATCGCCCAGAAGTGCACGCTCTGCTACGACCGGATCGGCGACGGCCTGGAGCCCGCCTGCGCCAAGGCGTGCCCCACGGAGTCGATCCAGTACGGCGACCTCGACGAGCTGCGCGAGCGCGCCGACGCGCGGGTACGCCGGCTGCAGGACGAGGGCGTGGAGGGGGCCCGCCTGTACGGACACGACCCCCACGACGGCGTCAGCGGCACCGGCGCCTTCTTCCTGCTCCTCGACGAGCCCGAGGTGTACGGGCTTCCCCCGGACCCGGTGGTCACCACCCGGGACCTGCCCCAGATGTTCAACCGGGCCGGCATGGCCGGGCTCGCCCTGCTCGCGGGCGCGGCCCTGTCCTTCCTCGGGGGGCGCAGGTGA
- the nrfD gene encoding NrfD/PsrC family molybdoenzyme membrane anchor subunit yields MTGTTADRDTRGRGGRRRTHGGETAMVPPAEFTSYYGRPVVKPAPWTWEIPAYMFAGGLAAGSSLLGAGADLAGHEALRRSGRLTALGALGFSMAALVSDLGRPERFLNMMRTVKVTSPMSVGTWILALYGPPAGLAAAAEVAGMLLPGSKAAPVRLLVAAGRPAGLLAGLFAPPVAAYTAVLLSDTATPSWHEAYRELPFVFCGSAAAAAGGLAAAIVPPEQAGPARRLAVGGAVAEALAEHRMERSMGITAEPLRTGVPGRLMRAARVLTLAGAAGTLLAGRSRAVAVASGAALLAGSVCTRFGVVRAGIASALDPRYTVVPQRERVDRGEPVRHVAG; encoded by the coding sequence GTGACCGGGACGACGGCGGACCGGGACACTCGTGGCCGCGGCGGCCGGCGCCGCACCCACGGCGGCGAGACGGCGATGGTGCCCCCGGCGGAGTTCACGTCCTACTACGGCCGGCCCGTGGTCAAGCCGGCGCCGTGGACGTGGGAGATCCCCGCCTACATGTTCGCCGGCGGGCTCGCGGCCGGCTCCTCCCTGCTCGGCGCGGGCGCGGATCTCGCCGGCCACGAGGCACTGCGCCGGTCCGGCCGGCTCACGGCGCTGGGCGCGCTCGGGTTCTCCATGGCAGCCCTCGTCTCCGACCTGGGCCGTCCGGAGCGGTTCCTCAACATGATGCGCACCGTGAAGGTCACGTCCCCGATGTCAGTGGGCACGTGGATCCTGGCGCTCTACGGCCCGCCGGCGGGGCTGGCCGCCGCCGCGGAGGTCGCCGGGATGCTGCTGCCCGGCAGCAAGGCTGCGCCGGTGCGGCTGCTGGTCGCGGCCGGGCGCCCCGCGGGCCTCCTCGCCGGGCTGTTCGCGCCACCGGTCGCCGCGTACACGGCCGTGCTTCTCTCCGACACCGCCACCCCGTCGTGGCACGAGGCCTATCGCGAGCTGCCCTTCGTCTTCTGCGGGTCCGCCGCCGCGGCCGCCGGGGGGCTGGCTGCCGCGATCGTGCCGCCGGAGCAGGCGGGGCCGGCGCGGCGCCTCGCGGTCGGTGGGGCGGTGGCCGAGGCCCTCGCGGAGCACCGCATGGAGCGGTCGATGGGGATCACCGCGGAGCCGTTGCGCACCGGCGTCCCGGGACGGCTCATGCGCGCCGCGCGGGTCCTCACGCTCGCGGGGGCGGCCGGGACGCTGCTCGCGGGCCGCAGCCGCGCCGTCGCCGTCGCCTCCGGGGCGGCCCTCCTGGCAGGTTCGGTGTGCACCCGGTTCGGGGTGGTGCGCGCGGGCATCGCGTCGGCGCTCGACCCCAGGTACACGGTGGTGCCGCAGCGCGAGCGCGTGGACCGCGGGGAGCCCGTGCGACACGTGGCCGGATAG
- the fdhA gene encoding formaldehyde dehydrogenase, glutathione-independent: MTNKAVSYAGPGKVEVIDTPYPEFELKDGPGVNPANVGRQVHHGVILKTVSTNICGSDQHMVRGRTTAPEGLVLGHEITGEVVEVGRDVEFIKEGDIVSVPFNIACGRCRNCKERKTGICLNVNPDRPGSAYGYVDMGGWVGGQAEYVLVPYADWNLLKFPDKDQAMEKILDLTMLSDIFPTGYHGAYTAGVTTGSTVYIAGAGPVGLAAATAAQLLGAAVVIVGDLNEERLAQARSFGCETVDVSKGDPKDQIEQILGVPEVDCGVDAVGFEARGHGKEAQTEHPATVLNSLMGLTAAGGALGIPGLYVTGDPGGVDEAAKVGSLSISLGTGWAKSLSFTTGQCPVMKYHRGLMMAILHDKVQIAKNVNATPISLDEAPRGYEEFDKGAAKKYVLDPHGMVPSS, translated from the coding sequence GTGACCAACAAGGCTGTGAGCTACGCAGGTCCGGGGAAGGTCGAGGTCATCGACACCCCCTATCCCGAGTTCGAGCTGAAGGACGGGCCCGGGGTCAACCCGGCGAACGTGGGCCGCCAGGTCCACCACGGCGTGATCCTGAAGACCGTCTCGACGAACATCTGCGGGTCCGACCAGCACATGGTGCGTGGCCGCACCACCGCCCCCGAGGGGCTGGTGCTGGGCCACGAGATCACCGGCGAGGTCGTCGAGGTCGGGCGGGACGTGGAGTTCATCAAGGAGGGCGACATCGTCTCGGTCCCCTTCAACATCGCGTGCGGTCGCTGTCGCAACTGCAAGGAGCGCAAGACGGGCATCTGCCTCAACGTCAACCCGGACCGTCCCGGCTCGGCGTACGGGTACGTCGACATGGGGGGCTGGGTAGGCGGGCAGGCCGAGTACGTGCTCGTGCCGTACGCCGACTGGAACCTGCTGAAGTTCCCGGACAAGGACCAGGCGATGGAGAAGATCCTCGACCTGACCATGCTCTCGGACATCTTCCCGACCGGCTATCACGGCGCGTACACGGCCGGGGTCACCACCGGCTCCACCGTGTACATCGCGGGTGCCGGACCGGTGGGTCTCGCGGCGGCCACCGCGGCCCAGCTCCTCGGCGCGGCCGTCGTCATCGTCGGCGACCTCAACGAGGAGCGGCTCGCCCAGGCGCGCAGCTTCGGCTGCGAGACCGTCGACGTCTCCAAGGGCGACCCGAAGGACCAGATCGAGCAGATCCTCGGTGTGCCCGAGGTCGACTGCGGCGTCGACGCGGTCGGGTTCGAGGCGAGGGGTCACGGCAAGGAGGCTCAGACGGAGCACCCCGCCACGGTGCTCAACTCCCTCATGGGGCTCACCGCGGCCGGCGGTGCGCTCGGCATCCCGGGGCTGTACGTGACCGGCGACCCGGGCGGGGTGGACGAGGCGGCCAAGGTCGGGTCGCTGTCGATCAGCCTCGGCACCGGGTGGGCGAAGTCGCTGTCCTTCACCACCGGCCAGTGCCCGGTGATGAAGTACCACCGCGGCCTGATGATGGCGATCCTCCACGACAAGGTGCAGATCGCCAAGAACGTCAACGCGACGCCGATCTCGCTCGACGAGGCGCCGCGGGGCTACGAGGAGTTCGACAAGGGCGCGGCCAAGAAGTACGTGCTCGACCCGCACGGCATGGTCCCGTCGAGCTGA